GAACTAGGATTTACGCCGATCTTCCACGAGGACTTTCGAGCGCTCTTAAGTGCACTTTCCGGTAAGCCAGGCGACCTACTGGTCGATCTCTCGATGGATCTATCCGAGCTAGAATTAGAACGCCTCAAAGCAGCACAACCAAAGGCAATCGTCATCGGTTTTCAGCACTACTCGGAGAGCAGGACCAACGCTCCCCTCAAAACCAATGGCTATACCAACTTAATCGTCATCCCCAGTCACGCGGAACGTGCCAAAGCACGCCTCAAAAGCGCATTTCGCAATAGCACCAATGAAAGCAGTTCAACGCGTAGCTGGGCGACACGTGCTCCCTTTAGTTATAGCCGTCCACCCAGCACTGCTAAGACGCCTCGTCCGTTTGCAACTAAACCTAAACTGACTCGAACTGACATCCGTTCACGCTACATCACAGCCTATAGCGCGGTTTCGAAGGATTTTGTGCACTGCTTAAAAGAAGAATGCAAGCCGGGCACCACATTGATCCTAACTGGTGAAGAAGGCACGGAGCATGAACTCGCCGCGCGAGAGTTTAACTATCAATTCAATGCGGATAGCGTCCCACTCTATATTTTACCAAGCGATACAATTAACATAAAAGAGTTAGAACGCTTGGAACAGAAAGCCAACAAAGCAAAACAACCAATCAATTGTTACCTGGGGCGATCGGACGATTTCAATCAAGAGTCCATTCAACAGGTGGAACTTTTTCGACAATATTTGGATAATCTGCGGAACCCACACTTGCAGTTAATCATAGCACACGAACATGGTTCCGAATGCTGCTTCCACCACGGCGTCGAAGCCCCCTTTAAACAACTGCAATCCAAAGCAAAGTCACTTACGATTCCGCCGCTGCGTGCACGCAGTGAAGACATTGCTCCGGTTTGCCACACACTGCTCGGAACCCTGCGATCGGCACACCCCTTCCTACTAGTGCAGTATATCTCGAACGCCGCAATTGAACACCTCGTAGAGCACCGCAGCGAACTCAGCTACGTCAAGCTGGTGCGTTTACTACGCAATGCGGTGGCACTCAGCCAGCGTAATTCACTCGAAGTCGAAGACTTAAAAAACTACGGCGAAAGTGATATGGTCAACCAACACTTACTGGAGACGATGGCCGACGAACAATTTTTCAAAGAGCAACAAAGCGCCAATTTTTAACCACCAATCAGAAATACAACTATGATTAAAGCTCGATCCATCCACATGTGCTCACTCGCAACGGGCATTTCACTCGTCGCGCCGACCTTACTATCGGCACAAGAAGCCGCCGCGGAGGCTCCGAGTTACCTAAGTCAAAACACTGGCGATATTCTTTGGTATCTCGTTGCTGCCGTTTTAGTATTTTTCATGCAAGCGGGATTTGCACTGGTTGAAACCGGTCTCACTCGAGCAAAGAATGCATGTAATATCATGATGAAAAATATGCTCGATTTCAGCTTTGGAGTGGTGGCATTCGCCATTGTCGGATATGCGCTGATGTATGGGGACTCGATCGGTGGCATTTTCGGATGGAGTAACGGCTTCTTCTTCATGAAGGATGCCTTAATGGTGGGTGACGATTTGGCGTCCACCAACCTCGTGGCAGCCGAGTGGCTATTCCAAGTAGTATTCGCCGCTACCGCGGCCACCATTGCTTCTGGAGTCATGGCCGAACGCACGAAGTTCAGTGCTTACATTTTCTATTCGATCGCGATTACTTGTTTAATCTATCCGGTGGTCGGACACTGGATTTGGTCTGGCGACGGCTGGCTGGCAGCCATGGGCATGCGTGACTACGCGGGTTCGACTGTCGTCCACTCAGTGGGTGCTTGGGCTGGACTGGCGGGGGCAATCGTGCTGGGTGCACGTAAGGGAAAATTCGACAAAGAAGGCAAACCACTCCCCATCCCTGGTCACAATATGCCACTCGCGACTTTGGGTTGCTTCATTCTGATCGTGGGCTGGTTCGGATTTAACGCGGGCTCAACACTGGGCGCAGTCGACGACATGGCCTACATTGCCATGGTCACAATGATCGCCGCGGCGACAGGTTGCATCGGTGCGACAATGTCCACTTGGGTAAAATTCGGCAAGCCCGACCTATCGATGACCTTGAATGGGGCTCTCGCCGGCCTAGTCAGCATCACCGCCTGCTGCGGGAGTGTTTCCATTATCGGCGCCATGGCCATCGGATTGATCGGCGGAATCATTGTGGTATTCTCCGTGCTATTCTTCGAACAAAAACTACATGTTGACGACCCGGTCGGCGCGGTGAGCGTGCACGGGATCTGCGGCATCTGGGGCACATTATCGGTAGGCTTGTTCGGTAGCACAGCAATCGACTCCGGCTTGTTATCGGACGGTTTGCTCTATGGCGGCACCGCGCAAATCGGTGTTCAATTAATCGGTATACTCGCTGTTTTCGTATTCGTCTTTCCAGTCTCTCTCTTGCTCTTCAAAGCGATCAAAGCCACCTCAGGCCTCCGCGTGAGTGAATCCGAAGAAATCGAAGGCTTGGACATTAGCGAGCATGGCAATGAAGCTTACGCCGACTTTCAGGTGTATGCGGATCTACCAGAAGAAGATCTGGCCTAAGAGCCTCTAAAGTATCTCACACGACTAAGCCACAGCCGGTTCGCCGACTGTGGCTTTTTCATGTCCAGTCTGCGGTTCAGCGCGAACGACACACTGCTATCGATTCACTGAAACTAATCAGGCGGCCTGACGATTATCCGTCTACGCCCGACGTTCCTGTTAAGCCTTTCCATTTGAATTATGCAGTCATTAACCGCCCTCTTCCTCAGTCTATGTGCGACAAGTATCGCCTCGGCAGTCAGTTACCCCATCGTCGATACCGCACAAGAGCATTTCTACGATGCACGCCAAGTCAT
The nucleotide sequence above comes from Coraliomargarita algicola. Encoded proteins:
- a CDS encoding ammonium transporter, which translates into the protein MIKARSIHMCSLATGISLVAPTLLSAQEAAAEAPSYLSQNTGDILWYLVAAVLVFFMQAGFALVETGLTRAKNACNIMMKNMLDFSFGVVAFAIVGYALMYGDSIGGIFGWSNGFFFMKDALMVGDDLASTNLVAAEWLFQVVFAATAATIASGVMAERTKFSAYIFYSIAITCLIYPVVGHWIWSGDGWLAAMGMRDYAGSTVVHSVGAWAGLAGAIVLGARKGKFDKEGKPLPIPGHNMPLATLGCFILIVGWFGFNAGSTLGAVDDMAYIAMVTMIAAATGCIGATMSTWVKFGKPDLSMTLNGALAGLVSITACCGSVSIIGAMAIGLIGGIIVVFSVLFFEQKLHVDDPVGAVSVHGICGIWGTLSVGLFGSTAIDSGLLSDGLLYGGTAQIGVQLIGILAVFVFVFPVSLLLFKAIKATSGLRVSESEEIEGLDISEHGNEAYADFQVYADLPEEDLA